ggactagtCTCAGTCTACTTAATTTTTCCTGGATTCACAGTTTAGATTAACTAACCACTGGACTAGTGTCAGTTTACATAATTTTTCCTGGATTCACACTCCGGATAcactaaccactggactagtGTCAGTCTACTTAATTTGTCCTGGATTCACAGTCCGTATAcactaaccactggactagtCTCAGTCTACTTAATTTTTCCTAGATTCACAGTCCGGATAAACTAACCACTGGACTAGTGTCAGTCTACTTAATTTTCCATGGATTCACAGTCCGTATAcactaaccactggactagtCTCAGTCTACTTAATTTTTCCTGGATTCACAGTTTGAATAAACTAACCACTGGACTAGTGTCAGTTTACTTAATTTTTCCTGGATTCACACTCCGGATAcactaaccactggactagtGTCAGTCTACTTAATTTGTCCTGGATTCACAGTCCGTATACACTAACCCTGGACTAGTCTCAGTCTACTTAATTTTTCCTGGATTCACAGTTTAGATTAACTAACCACTGGACTAGTGTCAGTTTACATAATTTTTCCTGGATTCACACTCCGGATACACTAACCATTGTACTAGTGTCAGTCTACTTAATTTGTCCTGGATTCACAGTCCGTATAcactaaccactggactagtCTCAGTCTACTTAATTTTCCATGGATTCACAGTCCGTATAcactaaccactggactagtCTCAGTCTACTTAATTTTTCCTGGATTCACAGTTTGGATAAACTAACCACTGGACTAGTGTCAGTTTACTTAATTTTTCCTGGATTCACACTCCGGTACACCAACCACTGGACTAGTGTCAGTTTACTTAATTTGTCCTGGATTCACAGTCCGTATAcactaaccactggactagtCTCAGTCTACTTAATTTTTCCTAGATTCACAGTTCGGATAAACTAACCACTGGACTAGTGTCAGTCTACTTAATTTTCCATGGATTCACAGTCCGTATAcactaaccactggactagtGTCAGTCTACTTAATTTGTCCTGGATTCACAGTCCGTATAcactaaccactggactagtCTCAGTCTACTTAATTTTCCTGGATTCACAGTTTGAATAAACTAACCACTGGACTAGTGTCAGTTTACTTAATTTTTCCTGGATTCACACTCCGGATAcactaaccactggactagtGTCAGTTTACTTAATTTTTCCTGGATTCACACTCTGGATAcactaaccactggactagtGTCAGTCTACTTTATTTTTCCTGGATTCACAGTCCGTATACACTAACCCTGGACTAGTCTCAGTCTACTTAAATTTTCCTGGATTCACAGTTTGGATAAACTAACCACTGGACTAATGTCAGTTTACTTAATTTTCCTGGATTCACACTCCGGATAcactaaccactggactagtGTCAGTTTACTTAATTTTTCCTGGATTCACACTCCGGATAcactaaccactggactagtGTCAGTTTACTTAAATTTTCCTGGATTCACAGTTTGGATAAACTAACCACTGGACTAATGTCAGTTTACTTAATTTTTCCTGGATTCACACTCCGGATAcactaaccactggactagtGTCAGTTTACTTAATTTTTCCTGGATTCACACTCCGGATAcactaaccactggactagtGTCAGTTTACTTAATTTTTCCTGGATTCACACTCTGGATAcactaaccactggactagtGTCAGTTTACTTAATTTGTCCTGGATTCACAGTCCGTATACACTAACCCTGGACTAGTCTCAGTCTACTTAATTTTTCCTGGATTCACAGTTTAGATTAACTAACCACTGGACTAGTGTCAGTTTACATAATTTTTCCTGGATTCACACTCCGGATACACTAACCATTGTACTAGTGTCAGTCTACTTAATTTGTCCTGGATTCACAGTCCGTATACACTAACCCTGGACTAGTCTCAGTCTACTTAATTTTTCCTGGATTCACAGTTTAGATTAACTAACCACTGGACTAGTGTCAGTTTACATAATTTTTCCTGGACTCACACTCCGGATACACTAACCATTGTACTAGTGTCAGTCTACTTAATTTGTCCTGGATTCACAGTCCGTATAcactaaccactggactagtCTCAGTCTACTTAATTTTTCCTGGATTCACAGTTTGGATAAACTAACCACTGGACTAGTGTCAGTTTACTTAATTTTTCCTGGATTCACACTCCGGGTAcactaaccactggactagtGTCAGTTTACTTAATTTGTCCTGGATTCACAGTCCGTATAcactaaccactggactagtCTCAGTCTACTTAATTTTTCCTAGATTCACAGTCCGGATAAACTAACCACTGGACTAGTGTCAGTCTACTTAATTTTCCATGGATTCACAGTCCGTATAcactaaccactggactagtGTCAGTCTACTTAATTTGTCCTGGATTCACAGTCCGTATACACTAACCCTGGACTAGTCTCAGTCTACTTAATTTTTCCTGGATTCACAGTTTGAATAAACTAACCACTGGACTAGTGTCAGTTTACTTAATTTTCCTGGATTCACACCCGGATAcactaaccactggactagtGTCAGTTTACTTAATTTTTCCTGGATTCACACTCTGGATAcactaaccactggactagtGTCAGTCTACTTTATTTGTCCTGGATTCACAGTCCGTATACACTAACCCTGGACTAGTCTCAGTCTACTTAAATTTTCCTGGATTCACAGTTTGGATAAACTAACCACTGGACTAATGTCAGTTTACTTAATTTTTCCTGGATTCACACTCCGGATACACTAACCACTGGACTAATGTCAGTTTACTTAATTTTTCCTGGATTCACACTCCGGATAcactaaccactggactagtGTCAGTTTACTTAATTTTTCCTGGATTCACACTCCGGATAcactaaccactggactagtGTCAGTTTACTTAATTTTTCCTGGATTCACACTCTGGATAcactaaccactggactagtGTCAGTTTACTTAATTTGTCCTGGATTCACAGTCCGTATACACTAACCCTGGACTAGTCTCAGTCTACTTAAATTTTCCTGGATTCACAGTTTGGATAAACTAACCACTGGACTAATGTCAGTTTACTTAATTTTTCCTGGATTCACACTCCGGATAcactaaccactggactagtGTCAGTTTACTTAATTTTCCTGGATTCACACTCGGATAcactaaccactggactagtGTCAGTTTACTTAATTTTCCTGGATTCACAGTCTGGATAcactaaccactggactagtGTCAGTTTACTTAATTTGTCCTGGATTCACGGTCCGTATACACTAACCTGGACTAGTCTCAGTCTACTTAAATTTTCCTGGATTCACAGTTTGGATAAACTAACCACTGGACTAATGTCAGTTTACTTAATTTTTCCTGGATTCACACTCCGGATAcactaaccactggactagtGTCAGTCTACTTAATTTGTCCTGGATTCACAGTCTGTATACACTAACCCTGGACTAGTCTCAGTCTACTTAATTTTTCCTGGATTCACAGTTTGGATAAACTAACCACTGGACTAGTGTCAGTTTACTTAATTTTTCCTGGATTCACACTCCGGATAcactaaccactggactagtgtcagtttacttaatttttcctggattcacagtccggatacactaaccactggactagtCTCAGTCCACTTAATTTTTATATTCGCCTAATTTGAATCAAGGAAGGGCTCGTTTTGATGTGACCTCATACGTCACAAACAAATGGCACACATTCTAAGCGTTCTTTTTAACGAGTTGTAGACTGCAAACagaattttatgtataaaaattgcGATTAGCAGTAAAAGCCATAATTATTACAACACATGATTATTAACAGGCAGTTACGTCGCTACAAGTGTAAAGGGAGTTTTTTTTTACCAACTCAAACTTTCTCTCTCCTCCAATTTTAATTCTACACACATGTAGCAAATGCAATgcttataacaacaaaaacaaacaaaaacgactACACGCGCACGACCGTTTTACGATAAGTTTTTGTTCTCGGATACTAGAAGCCAACCAAATATATACCACAACAACAAGTATTCCCTTTAACCCAACTTTTCATACAAATGACATTTCTGcactaaataattgtttatttaattaaataatgctcgAAAGAATATTATTAATCAATTCTATTTTGAAGGAACTTGTTACCTCTCCCATCTACTCCCAAAACTgttagatattataataaaaaaccttCTGATCCTTTCTAAGCTCTGAAGGTATGTGAATACTGTGGggtttcaaaattcaaaacaaagtactTTTTGAAACGCAATGTTTAAAATTTCTGGGTAGGAGAATAATAAGTTCCTTTAAAATTTAGCTTAATCATGTCTTGTTTTGTCTTCCCCCAAAAAATCAAATTGACTTGTCCTTCCTTCCTCAACTGTGTTTTGGGTGCTGGTGCCTCAATTGTTACCAGGGGAAATATGGCATCACAGGGTATCTATCACAAAACAGAGACGAACAGAGTCAATAACAAACTCCGTAAAGTAGTGCCTTATCCTGAAGTTCGGCTAGCGTATCTAACACTCATTGTTATGTTTAGTCTTTGTGTGAATGGAACTTTTGGTATATTGTTTCAGTTACGCCCTCTATATCAAATAATTAATACGTCACAAATATTTCgctgattattttttattacaagtgttaaaaataattcgTCTCACAATTAACTCTGGTCAGGAAACCACGTTGGAGTTGTGCTTTATCTTTATCAGCTTTCTGGGACCCTTGGATCTTTTACCATTACTTACACAACCGAAACTAACACAATCAATATTCTacgtataattaattatatggtATAGAATTATGAGAAACAAGGAAACTATTAAACTGCCctgaacaataaaaaagaaaaattaggaACAAAATTCCTTTCTAGTGGttttgatatgaaaaaaaatcttGACGTTAGAGCTCACAGCTTTGTTTGCTTTTGTTAAGCatgttatttgtgctgtgcctacATTGGGAATCGAGCTCCGAAACTCAGCGTTATTAGTTCTCGAGCTACTTGATGAGACACTAGAGACAGGTTTTATAGCGCTTGGTAATGAATTAGTTTTACACAGTTTCTATGTGCTTAGACTGGTTCTTCTGAGATTTGTTTTTCTCAGAAGAGAAATTCCAACCCCAGTAGTAAGGCTTTGGACCTTTCCCACAGTGTAACATGACCCGCCACCTGCCGGTTTGCCTATCGAAATACCAATAAAAGTTACCTATTATGCAGCCGATAAAGAGAAACACAAAAGAGACGAAcacacaaagcaacataatgagTTTAAACGTATCTTGATCAGGATTCGACACAACATAGGACGGAATTGAAAGCCATGGTGCCAACGAAGATAAAATGATGAAACCCgcaaaaaatattatagaaaaagaTTCCGAAATGCATTGTTTCCGTCTTCTTTTCTTCTCGATTGATAGCGAAGCTATCGAAGAGTCCTCTGgatatctaaaaaataaaaaaaaaactttaaagttagatTGAAtactattgaataaataaaaaaataaaatgtggtaaAAATACGAAACCATCAAACCAATAAATAGAAAGACTTCTA
This genomic window from Tachypleus tridentatus isolate NWPU-2018 chromosome 10, ASM421037v1, whole genome shotgun sequence contains:
- the LOC143229025 gene encoding uncharacterized protein LOC143229025, encoding MSNEEDDHVNGASLGDTEDNIFTIGGQRVVISSVHSDDEADVSKQRENEMVVSGRGSENPERYPEDSSIASLSIEKKRRRKQCISESFSIIFFAGFIILSSLAPWLSIPSYVVSNPDQDTFKLIMLLCVFVSFVFLFIGCIIGNFYWYFDRQTGRWRVMLHCGKGPKPYYWGWNFSSEKNKSQKNQSKHIETV